One segment of Streptomyces sp. NBC_01463 DNA contains the following:
- the hisC gene encoding histidinol-phosphate transaminase, with the protein MSETSPKLRAELDGVPAYVPGKPAAADGPLAFKLSSNENPYPPLPGVMESALAAAAHFNRYPDMACTGLMNELADRFGVPLSHLATGTGSVGVAQQLLQATSGPGDEVIYAWRSFEAYPIITQVSGATSVKVPLTDGEVHDLDAMADAITDRTRMIFVCNPNNPTGTVVRRAELERFLDRVPGDVLVVLDEAYKEFIRDVEVPDGLEIYRDRPNVAVLRTFSKAYGLAGLRVGFAVAHEPVAAALRKTAVPFGVSQLAQDAAVASLRAEDELLGRVGSLVCERQRVHETLVRQGWTVPESQANFVWLRLGDRTVDFASVCEKAGVVVRPFAGEGVRVTIGEDEANDLFLKVAESYRREL; encoded by the coding sequence GTGAGCGAGACGAGCCCGAAGCTGCGCGCCGAACTGGATGGCGTTCCCGCCTATGTGCCGGGCAAGCCGGCTGCGGCGGACGGACCGCTCGCGTTCAAGCTGTCCTCCAACGAGAATCCGTATCCGCCGCTGCCGGGGGTGATGGAGTCCGCGCTGGCCGCGGCCGCGCACTTCAACCGGTACCCGGACATGGCGTGCACCGGTCTGATGAACGAACTGGCGGACCGTTTCGGCGTGCCGCTGTCGCACCTGGCCACCGGCACCGGTTCGGTGGGCGTGGCCCAGCAGCTGCTGCAGGCCACATCGGGCCCGGGCGACGAGGTCATCTACGCCTGGCGCTCCTTCGAGGCGTACCCGATCATCACGCAGGTCAGTGGCGCGACCTCGGTGAAGGTGCCGCTCACCGACGGTGAGGTGCACGACCTGGACGCGATGGCGGACGCGATCACCGACCGGACCCGGATGATCTTCGTCTGCAATCCCAACAACCCCACCGGCACCGTGGTGCGCCGGGCCGAGCTGGAACGATTCCTCGACCGGGTGCCGGGCGATGTGCTCGTGGTGCTCGACGAGGCGTACAAGGAGTTCATCCGGGACGTCGAGGTCCCCGACGGCCTTGAGATCTACCGGGACCGGCCCAATGTCGCGGTGCTGCGGACGTTCTCCAAGGCCTACGGCCTGGCGGGGCTGCGGGTCGGCTTCGCCGTGGCGCACGAGCCGGTGGCGGCCGCGCTGCGCAAGACGGCGGTGCCCTTCGGGGTCAGCCAGCTCGCCCAGGACGCGGCGGTGGCCTCCCTGCGTGCCGAGGACGAACTCCTGGGCCGGGTGGGCTCCTTGGTGTGTGAGCGGCAGCGGGTGCACGAGACGCTGGTGCGGCAGGGCTGGACGGTGCCGGAGTCCCAGGCGAACTTCGTCTGGCTGCGGCTGGGGGACCGGACCGTCGACTTCGCCTCGGTCTGCGAGAAGGCCGGCGTGGTGGTGAGGCCGTTCGCGGGCGAGGGGGTCCGGGTCACGATCGGTGAGGACGAGGCGAACGACCTGTTCCTGAAGGTGGCGGAGTCGTACCGCCGGGAGCTGTAG
- a CDS encoding YibE/F family protein — protein sequence MTSPHSASETQGHQHSHTHSHGPAAPVSTHLRRVIAAVLIPFAAAVVVGLVVLWPGGAPAHERTGVGFDRQTQQGRVVSVAKVDCKDVNASQVPVSGETPPPTGEQGGGAGLCEKATVEVTSGQDEGRKFVEVVQPDAPRQLREGQGVVVAYAPDAPHDLQYSVTDVNRKFPLMLLAGIFALVVVAVGRMRGVMALVALALSFAVLTLFILPAILQGSNPLVVAVVGASAIMLIALYICHGLTARTSVAVIGTLISLLLIGLLGSLFIGWASLSGNTDDNTGLIHGLYPHIDMSGLLLAGVIIGSLGVLDDVTVTQTSAVWELHQADPTMSAKKLYRAGIRIGRDHIASVVNTLVLAYAGAALPLLLLFSIAQSSVGTVANSELVAEEIVRTLIGSIGLVASVPVTTALAALVVSADRTGLGAEAGAPAPVRGGRGRRRRVKA from the coding sequence GTGACGTCCCCTCATAGCGCCTCCGAAACGCAGGGTCATCAGCACTCCCACACGCACAGCCACGGCCCCGCCGCACCCGTCTCCACCCATCTGCGCCGGGTGATCGCCGCCGTGCTGATCCCGTTCGCGGCCGCGGTCGTCGTCGGGCTCGTGGTGCTCTGGCCGGGAGGTGCGCCGGCGCACGAGCGCACCGGTGTCGGGTTCGACCGGCAGACCCAGCAGGGCCGGGTGGTGAGCGTCGCCAAGGTCGACTGCAAGGACGTGAACGCCTCCCAGGTGCCGGTCAGCGGTGAGACCCCACCGCCGACAGGGGAGCAGGGCGGCGGGGCCGGCCTCTGCGAGAAGGCCACGGTGGAGGTCACGAGCGGTCAGGACGAGGGCCGCAAGTTCGTCGAGGTCGTCCAGCCCGACGCGCCCCGGCAACTGCGCGAGGGACAAGGCGTCGTCGTCGCGTACGCCCCCGACGCGCCCCACGATCTCCAGTACTCCGTGACCGATGTGAACCGGAAGTTCCCGTTGATGCTGCTGGCCGGCATCTTCGCGCTGGTGGTGGTGGCCGTGGGCAGAATGCGCGGGGTGATGGCGCTCGTCGCGCTCGCCCTGTCGTTCGCCGTACTGACCCTGTTCATCCTCCCCGCTATCCTGCAGGGCTCGAACCCGCTGGTCGTGGCGGTGGTCGGGGCCAGCGCCATCATGCTGATCGCGCTCTACATCTGCCACGGGCTGACCGCCCGCACCTCGGTCGCCGTCATCGGCACCCTGATCTCACTGCTGCTGATCGGGCTGCTCGGCTCGCTCTTCATCGGCTGGGCGAGTCTGAGCGGGAACACCGACGACAACACCGGCCTCATCCACGGCCTGTATCCGCACATCGACATGAGCGGTCTGCTGCTGGCCGGCGTCATCATCGGCTCCCTGGGGGTGCTCGACGACGTGACGGTCACCCAGACATCCGCGGTCTGGGAACTTCATCAGGCGGACCCGACGATGAGTGCGAAGAAGCTCTACCGGGCAGGGATCAGAATCGGGCGCGATCACATCGCCTCGGTGGTCAACACCCTGGTGCTCGCCTATGCGGGCGCCGCGCTTCCGCTGCTGCTGCTGTTCTCGATCGCCCAGAGCAGCGTGGGGACGGTGGCCAACAGCGAGCTGGTGGCGGAGGAGATCGTGCGCACACTGATCGGCTCGATCGGACTGGTCGCGTCGGTGCCGGTGACCACCGCACTCGCGGCGCTGGTCGTCTCCGCCGACCGCACAGGGCTCGGCGCGGAAGCCGGAGCTCCTGCACCCGTACGGGGCGGCAGGGGACGCCGTCGGCGGGTGAAGGCCTGA
- a CDS encoding LacI family transcriptional regulator — protein sequence MTAAGKHQVSRTETPRRGGRQGRAGIRDVAAAAGVSITTVSDALNGKGRLPDATRRHVREVAERLGYRPSAAARTLRTGKSGLIGLTVTTYGDEPFTFTEFAYFAEMARAATSAALARGYALVILPATSRHDVWSNVALDGTVVIDPSDQDPVVTELVRQGLPVVSDGRPAGTLPVTAWVDNDHRAAVLDLLDHLAAAGARRIGLLTGTTTDTYTRLSTTAYLHWCERVGQDPVYESYPAHDPCAGAVAADRLLARPDRPDAVYGLFDPNGTDLLAAARRYGLRVPEDLLLVCCSESTVYATTEPPITTLSLKPRRIGTAVVQLLIDAIEGVDQDGPVEQVIPTELIVRTSSQRRPPRTTVSPPRSPAGD from the coding sequence ATGACAGCAGCAGGGAAGCACCAGGTGAGCCGGACGGAGACCCCCCGGCGCGGGGGCCGACAGGGACGAGCAGGAATCCGGGATGTGGCCGCCGCCGCCGGGGTCTCCATCACGACCGTCTCCGACGCGCTCAACGGCAAGGGCAGGCTCCCGGACGCCACCCGCCGCCATGTCCGCGAGGTCGCCGAGCGCCTGGGCTATCGCCCTTCCGCCGCGGCCCGAACGCTCCGTACCGGCAAGTCCGGCCTGATCGGCCTGACCGTGACGACCTACGGGGATGAACCTTTCACCTTCACCGAATTCGCGTACTTCGCCGAGATGGCCAGAGCCGCCACCTCCGCCGCGCTGGCCCGCGGCTACGCCCTCGTCATCCTCCCCGCCACCTCACGCCACGACGTCTGGTCGAACGTCGCACTCGACGGCACCGTCGTGATCGACCCCTCCGACCAGGACCCGGTCGTCACCGAACTCGTACGCCAGGGCCTGCCCGTCGTGTCCGACGGCCGGCCGGCCGGAACCCTCCCGGTCACCGCATGGGTGGACAACGACCACCGGGCCGCCGTCCTGGACCTCCTCGACCATCTGGCCGCCGCCGGGGCCCGCCGCATCGGGCTGCTCACCGGCACCACCACCGACACGTACACCCGGCTCTCCACGACCGCGTACCTCCACTGGTGCGAGCGCGTGGGCCAGGACCCGGTCTACGAGTCCTACCCCGCCCACGACCCGTGTGCGGGCGCGGTGGCCGCCGACCGCCTGCTGGCCCGTCCGGACCGCCCGGACGCCGTCTACGGGCTCTTCGACCCCAACGGCACCGATCTGCTGGCGGCCGCCCGCCGGTACGGTCTGCGCGTCCCGGAGGACCTGCTGCTGGTCTGCTGCAGCGAGTCGACCGTGTACGCGACGACCGAGCCGCCCATCACGACGCTCTCGCTGAAGCCCCGCCGCATCGGCACGGCGGTCGTCCAGCTCCTCATCGACGCCATCGAAGGCGTCGACCAGGACGGTCCGGTGGAGCAGGTGATACCGACGGAACTCATCGTCCGGACCTCCTCGCAACGCCGCCCACCCCGCACCACGGTGAGCCCGCCGCGTTCGCCGGCAGGGGATTGA
- a CDS encoding metallophosphoesterase, with protein MVEGSMTQGAGQEPVVRTATLRDFRVPPYAQSAAPPASPHPGNAFPGGEPPEGYTPTARDLPVISREDTVQVRNVPDPRPAQDPGLGPLYVVGDVHGYLDELIAALSEQGLIDSEGSWSAGNARLWFLGDFTDRGPDGIGVIDLVMRLSAEAAASGGYCKALMGNHELLLIGAKRFGDTPVNSGAGTATFQAAWLLNGGQKNDMERLQDVHLQWMSRLDAVAEEDEHLLMHSDTTAYLDYGSTIEDVNDTVHAILTRNDADECWDLFRKLTKRFAFRDESGPQAVQELMAAYGGRRVVHGHSPIPYLLGDVGSEDGEDGSGPVVDGPHVYADGLAIAMDGGVTMAGKLLVVQLPLHD; from the coding sequence GTGGTGGAGGGGTCGATGACACAGGGGGCCGGTCAGGAACCCGTGGTGCGGACGGCGACGTTGCGCGACTTCCGCGTACCGCCCTATGCGCAGTCCGCTGCGCCGCCCGCTTCACCGCACCCGGGCAACGCGTTCCCGGGGGGCGAGCCGCCGGAGGGGTACACCCCGACCGCGCGCGACCTCCCCGTGATCAGCCGCGAGGACACCGTCCAGGTGCGGAACGTGCCCGACCCCCGGCCCGCCCAGGACCCCGGGCTCGGACCGCTGTACGTCGTCGGTGACGTCCACGGCTATCTGGACGAGCTCATCGCCGCCCTCTCCGAGCAGGGCCTGATCGACTCCGAGGGCAGCTGGTCCGCGGGCAACGCGCGGCTCTGGTTCCTCGGCGACTTCACCGACCGGGGACCCGACGGGATCGGCGTCATCGACCTCGTGATGCGGCTGTCCGCCGAGGCCGCGGCCTCCGGCGGCTACTGCAAGGCCCTGATGGGCAACCACGAGCTGCTGCTGATCGGCGCCAAGCGCTTCGGGGACACCCCGGTCAACTCCGGCGCCGGCACCGCCACCTTCCAGGCCGCCTGGCTGCTCAACGGCGGCCAGAAGAACGACATGGAGCGGCTCCAGGACGTCCACCTCCAGTGGATGTCCCGCCTCGACGCGGTCGCCGAGGAGGACGAGCACCTCCTGATGCACTCGGACACGACGGCCTACCTCGACTACGGCTCCACCATCGAGGACGTCAACGACACGGTGCACGCCATTCTCACGCGGAACGACGCCGATGAGTGCTGGGACCTCTTCCGCAAGCTGACCAAGCGGTTCGCCTTCCGTGACGAGTCGGGTCCGCAGGCCGTGCAGGAGCTGATGGCGGCCTACGGCGGACGACGCGTCGTCCATGGTCACAGCCCCATTCCGTACCTGCTGGGCGACGTCGGATCGGAAGACGGCGAGGACGGCTCCGGGCCGGTCGTGGACGGTCCGCACGTGTACGCGGACGGGCTCGCCATCGCCATGGACGGCGGAGTGACCATGGCCGGAAAGCTACTGGTCGTCCAACTCCCCCTGCATGACTGA
- the cydB gene encoding cytochrome d ubiquinol oxidase subunit II, protein MELHDVWFVLIAVLWTGYFFLEGFDFGIGVLTKLLARDRKERRVLINTIGPVWDGNEVWLLSAGGATFAAFPEWYATLFSGFYLPLLIILLCLIVRGVAFEYRAKRPEAKWQTNWENAIFWTSLIPALLWGVAFGNIVRGVKIDADMEYVGNFWDLLNPYAILGGLVTLTLFTFHGAVFAGLKTVGDIRARARRLALKLGAVTAVLALGFLIWTQIDNGDGWSLIAMIIAVVALVAAIGTIAAGREGWSFAFSGVTIAAAVAMLFLTLFPNVMPSSLNDDWSLTVTNASSSPYTLKIMTWCAGIATPVVLLYQGWTYWVFRKRIGTQHIADAH, encoded by the coding sequence ATGGAACTCCACGACGTCTGGTTCGTGCTCATCGCCGTTCTCTGGACCGGCTACTTCTTCCTGGAGGGATTCGACTTCGGGATCGGTGTCCTCACCAAGCTGCTGGCGCGGGACCGCAAGGAACGGCGGGTCCTGATCAACACGATCGGGCCCGTCTGGGACGGAAACGAGGTCTGGCTGCTCAGCGCCGGCGGAGCGACGTTCGCCGCGTTCCCCGAGTGGTACGCCACGCTGTTCTCCGGGTTCTACCTGCCGCTGCTGATCATCCTGCTCTGCCTGATCGTGAGGGGTGTCGCCTTCGAGTACCGGGCGAAGCGGCCCGAGGCGAAGTGGCAGACCAACTGGGAGAACGCGATCTTCTGGACCTCGCTGATCCCGGCCCTGCTCTGGGGCGTGGCCTTCGGCAACATCGTCCGCGGTGTGAAGATCGACGCGGACATGGAGTACGTGGGCAACTTCTGGGACCTGCTCAACCCGTACGCGATCCTCGGCGGACTGGTCACGCTCACCCTCTTCACCTTCCACGGTGCGGTGTTCGCCGGCCTCAAGACGGTCGGGGACATCCGGGCCCGGGCGCGCAGGCTGGCGCTGAAGCTGGGCGCGGTCACCGCGGTCCTCGCGCTGGGGTTCCTGATCTGGACCCAGATCGACAACGGGGACGGCTGGAGCCTGATCGCGATGATCATCGCCGTGGTGGCCCTGGTCGCCGCGATCGGCACCATCGCGGCGGGGCGCGAGGGCTGGTCCTTCGCCTTCTCCGGGGTGACCATCGCGGCCGCGGTCGCCATGTTGTTCCTGACGCTCTTCCCGAACGTCATGCCGTCCTCGCTGAACGACGACTGGAGCCTCACGGTCACCAACGCCTCGTCCAGCCCGTACACGCTGAAGATCATGACCTGGTGTGCGGGGATCGCCACTCCCGTCGTGCTGCTCTACCAGGGCTGGACGTACTGGGTGTTCCGGAAGCGCATCGGTACGCAGCACATCGCCGACGCGCACTGA
- the thiC gene encoding phosphomethylpyrimidine synthase ThiC translates to MTTSDARTPASNQSDEAGKSIGWHKGYVQGSRPDLQVPVRQVHLTNGKDVTLYDTSGPYTDPATETDVRRGLAPLRENWIIARGDTEEYAGRPARPEDDGLKHTSPRGGLRNLDAVFPGRPRQPRRSRDGRPVTQLAYARRGEITPEMEYVAIRENVEPEVVREEIAAGRAVLPANVNHPEIEPMIIGKRFLVKVNANIGNSAVTSSIEEEVDKMTWATKWGADTVMDLSTGRNIHTTREWVLRNSPVPIGTVPLYQALEKVDGRAEELTWEIYKDTVIEQAEQGVDYMTVHAGVRLPYVPLTARRKTGIVSRGGSIMAAWCLAHHKESFLYEHFEDLCEILASYDVTYSLGDGLRPGSIADANDEAQFAELRTLGELNTVAKRFGVQTMIEGPGHVPMHKIKENIDLQQEICEEAPFYTLGPLTTDVAPAYDHITSGIGAAMIAWWGTAMLCYVTPKEHLGLPNRDDVKTGVITYKIAAHAADLAKGHPGAQEWDDALSDARFEFRWEDQFNLALDPVTAREFHDETLPAEPAKTAHFCSMCGPKFCSMKISQDIRREHGGDLDAGEIEAGMEEKSKEFAASGNRVYLPLAETGGRTAG, encoded by the coding sequence ATGACCACATCGGACGCACGCACGCCTGCCTCGAATCAGAGCGACGAGGCCGGGAAGTCCATCGGCTGGCACAAGGGGTACGTCCAGGGCTCACGCCCGGACCTCCAGGTGCCGGTCCGTCAGGTGCACCTCACCAACGGCAAGGACGTGACGCTGTACGACACGTCGGGGCCGTACACCGATCCCGCCACGGAGACCGACGTCCGCCGTGGCCTGGCGCCTCTGCGGGAGAACTGGATCATCGCCCGCGGCGACACCGAGGAGTACGCGGGACGCCCCGCGCGCCCCGAGGACGACGGGCTCAAGCACACCTCACCGCGCGGGGGACTGCGCAACCTCGACGCGGTCTTCCCCGGCCGCCCCCGGCAGCCGCGGCGCAGCCGGGACGGCCGGCCGGTCACCCAGCTCGCGTACGCCCGCCGCGGCGAGATCACCCCGGAGATGGAGTACGTCGCTATCCGGGAGAACGTCGAGCCCGAGGTGGTGCGCGAGGAGATCGCGGCCGGCCGGGCCGTGCTGCCCGCCAACGTCAACCACCCGGAGATCGAGCCGATGATCATCGGCAAGCGGTTCCTGGTGAAGGTGAACGCCAACATCGGCAACTCCGCGGTCACGTCCTCCATCGAGGAGGAGGTGGACAAGATGACCTGGGCGACCAAGTGGGGCGCCGACACGGTCATGGATCTGTCCACCGGCCGCAATATCCACACCACCCGTGAGTGGGTTCTTCGCAACTCCCCCGTGCCGATCGGCACCGTGCCGCTCTACCAGGCCCTGGAGAAGGTCGACGGTCGGGCCGAGGAGCTGACCTGGGAGATCTACAAGGACACCGTCATCGAGCAGGCCGAGCAGGGCGTCGACTACATGACGGTCCACGCCGGCGTGCGCCTGCCGTACGTGCCGCTGACGGCCCGCCGCAAGACCGGCATCGTCTCGCGGGGCGGCTCGATCATGGCGGCCTGGTGCCTCGCGCACCACAAGGAGTCGTTCCTCTACGAGCACTTCGAGGACCTCTGCGAGATCCTCGCCTCCTACGACGTGACGTACTCCCTGGGCGACGGGCTGCGGCCCGGTTCGATCGCGGACGCCAACGACGAGGCACAGTTCGCGGAGCTGCGTACGCTCGGCGAACTGAACACGGTCGCCAAGCGGTTCGGCGTCCAGACGATGATCGAGGGCCCGGGGCACGTCCCCATGCACAAGATCAAGGAGAACATCGACCTTCAGCAGGAGATCTGCGAGGAGGCGCCGTTCTACACGCTCGGTCCGCTGACGACCGATGTGGCTCCGGCCTACGACCACATCACCTCGGGCATCGGCGCCGCGATGATCGCCTGGTGGGGGACGGCGATGCTCTGCTACGTGACGCCCAAGGAGCACCTCGGACTGCCCAACCGGGACGATGTGAAGACCGGGGTCATCACCTACAAGATCGCGGCCCATGCGGCGGACCTCGCCAAGGGGCATCCGGGGGCGCAGGAGTGGGACGACGCGCTGTCGGACGCGCGGTTCGAGTTCCGCTGGGAGGACCAGTTCAACCTGGCCCTCGACCCGGTCACGGCACGGGAGTTCCACGACGAGACGCTTCCGGCCGAGCCGGCCAAGACCGCGCACTTCTGCTCGATGTGCGGGCCGAAGTTCTGCTCGATGAAGATCAGCCAGGACATCCGCCGCGAGCACGGCGGGGACCTCGACGCCGGTGAGATCGAGGCGGGCATGGAGGAGAAGTCCAAGGAGTTCGCGGCCTCGGGCAACCGGGTGTACCTGCCCCTCGCGGAGACGGGCGGCAGGACGGCCGGCTGA
- a CDS encoding DUF885 domain-containing protein, which yields MTNESRTPRSIADSHLDQVAAHDPLTAAWLGLNPGDDRQPDLSPDGFEAHAELARRTLAALGAAPAAEDPAEQACARLLRERLTAELAMHDTGENFRQLRTVGAHVDQVRAIFTLMPTTTDEDWAAVAGRLRNLPGALDGYRATLTEGMRRGLLAAPRQAAGVIGQLSDWTGGQQAGAGWFADFAAKGTDRLRPGLDAAARSATGAVSEFRDWLRDTYLPAAAGTPDAVGRERYLHAARHNTGAELDLDEAYAWAWDEFHRTLSEMRAEAGRVLPGAPLLEAMHHLDEYGHAVKGEEAVRDWLQQLMDEAIDALDGSHFDLSGPIRTVESRIAPAGSASGPYYQGPSLDFSRPGRTYLPTLGQDSFPTWQLVSIWYHEGVPGHHLQLAQWVAVADRLSRYQVTEGMVSANIEGWALYAERFMDDLGFFAEPARRLGFLDGQMLRTIRVIIDIGMHLELAVPAGSGFHPGERWTPALAAEFMATYNGSPAARRNAEIDRYLGWPGQAIGYKLGERAWLQGRDAAKRRQGAAFDLKTWHMKALSQGSLGLDDLVGSLAAL from the coding sequence ATGACAAACGAGTCGAGGACCCCGCGGAGTATCGCCGACAGCCATCTCGACCAGGTGGCCGCGCACGACCCGCTGACCGCCGCGTGGCTGGGCCTGAACCCGGGCGACGACCGGCAGCCGGACCTCTCGCCGGACGGCTTCGAGGCCCACGCCGAGCTCGCCCGCCGCACTCTCGCCGCACTCGGCGCCGCCCCGGCAGCGGAAGACCCCGCTGAACAGGCCTGCGCCCGGCTGCTGCGCGAACGCCTCACCGCGGAACTCGCGATGCACGACACCGGCGAGAACTTCCGGCAGCTGCGCACCGTCGGAGCGCACGTCGACCAGGTGCGGGCGATCTTCACGCTGATGCCCACCACCACCGACGAGGACTGGGCGGCGGTGGCGGGCCGGCTGCGCAACCTGCCCGGAGCCCTGGACGGCTACCGGGCCACCCTCACCGAGGGGATGAGGCGGGGCCTGCTCGCCGCTCCCCGGCAGGCCGCCGGGGTGATCGGGCAGCTGTCCGACTGGACCGGGGGACAGCAGGCGGGTGCGGGCTGGTTCGCCGACTTCGCCGCGAAGGGGACCGACCGGCTGCGGCCCGGGCTGGACGCCGCAGCCCGGTCGGCCACCGGCGCGGTGTCCGAGTTCCGCGACTGGCTGCGCGACACCTATCTCCCCGCCGCGGCGGGCACCCCGGACGCCGTCGGAAGGGAGCGCTACCTGCACGCCGCCCGCCACAACACCGGGGCCGAGCTCGATCTGGACGAGGCCTACGCCTGGGCCTGGGACGAGTTCCACCGGACGCTCTCCGAGATGCGCGCCGAAGCCGGGCGCGTCCTGCCCGGCGCCCCGCTCCTCGAAGCCATGCACCACCTGGACGAGTACGGCCACGCGGTCAAGGGCGAGGAGGCCGTCCGCGACTGGCTTCAGCAGCTCATGGACGAGGCGATCGACGCCCTCGACGGCAGCCACTTCGATCTCTCCGGACCGATCCGCACGGTCGAGTCCCGGATCGCGCCCGCGGGCAGCGCCTCGGGGCCGTACTACCAGGGTCCGAGCCTCGACTTCAGCCGCCCGGGCCGCACGTACCTGCCCACCCTCGGGCAGGACTCCTTCCCGACCTGGCAGCTCGTCAGCATCTGGTACCACGAGGGCGTTCCCGGCCACCATCTCCAGCTCGCGCAGTGGGTCGCGGTCGCCGACCGGCTCAGCCGGTACCAGGTCACCGAGGGCATGGTGAGCGCCAATATCGAGGGCTGGGCCCTGTACGCCGAGCGCTTCATGGACGATCTGGGCTTCTTCGCCGAACCCGCACGCCGCCTCGGCTTCCTGGACGGGCAGATGCTGCGCACCATCCGGGTGATCATCGACATAGGCATGCACCTCGAACTAGCCGTCCCCGCGGGCTCGGGCTTCCACCCGGGTGAACGCTGGACCCCGGCGCTCGCCGCGGAGTTCATGGCCACCTACAACGGCAGCCCGGCCGCCCGCCGCAACGCGGAGATCGACCGCTACCTCGGCTGGCCCGGCCAGGCCATCGGCTACAAGCTCGGCGAACGTGCCTGGCTGCAGGGCCGGGATGCCGCCAAGCGCCGGCAGGGTGCCGCCTTCGATCTGAAGACCTGGCACATGAAGGCTCTCTCGCAGGGTTCGCTGGGGCTCGACGACCTGGTCGGCAGTCTCGCGGCGCTGTAA
- a CDS encoding cytochrome ubiquinol oxidase subunit I — translation MELALAPETLARWQFGTTTVYHFLFVPLTISLAALTAGLQTAWVRTNKEKYLRATKFWGKLFLINIAMGVVTGIVQEFQFGMNWSDYSRFVGDIFGAPLAFEALIAFFFESTFIGLWIFGWDKLPKKIHLACIWMVSIGTILSAYFILAANSWMQHPVGYRINKERGRAELTDFWHVLTQNTALTQFFHTITAAFLVGGAFMVGIAAFHLARKKHIPVMRTSLRLGLITVVIAGLLTAVSGDQLGKVMFKQQPMKMAAAEALWDGQNSAPFSIFAYGDVSKGHNSVEISIPGILSFLADDDFNSYVPGINDINKAEQERFGPGDYRPNIPVAFWSFRWMIGFGMASFGLGILGLWLTRKKFMLPPGMRTGEDEVPHLVLFKNKALSPKLTKCYWIVALWTLLFPLIANSWGWIFTEMGRQPWVVYGVLQTRNAVSPGVSQGEVLTSMILFTLLYAALAVIEVKLLVKYIKAGPPELTDADLNPPTRIGGDHDDADRPMAFSY, via the coding sequence GTGGAGCTAGCTCTGGCGCCGGAGACCCTGGCGCGATGGCAGTTCGGAACGACCACCGTCTACCACTTCCTCTTCGTTCCCCTGACGATCTCTCTCGCCGCGCTCACCGCCGGCCTGCAGACCGCCTGGGTGCGGACCAACAAGGAGAAGTACCTCAGGGCCACCAAGTTCTGGGGAAAGCTCTTCCTGATCAACATCGCCATGGGCGTCGTCACCGGCATCGTCCAGGAGTTCCAGTTCGGGATGAACTGGTCCGACTACTCGCGGTTCGTCGGTGACATCTTCGGTGCCCCGCTCGCGTTCGAGGCGCTGATCGCGTTCTTCTTCGAGTCGACGTTCATCGGGCTGTGGATCTTCGGCTGGGACAAGCTGCCGAAGAAGATCCACCTCGCCTGCATCTGGATGGTCTCGATCGGCACCATCCTCTCCGCGTACTTCATCCTGGCGGCCAACTCCTGGATGCAGCACCCGGTCGGCTACCGCATCAACAAGGAACGCGGACGCGCCGAGCTCACCGACTTCTGGCACGTGCTCACGCAGAACACCGCGCTCACCCAGTTCTTCCACACCATCACGGCGGCCTTCCTGGTCGGCGGCGCGTTCATGGTGGGCATCGCCGCGTTCCACCTGGCACGCAAGAAGCACATCCCGGTGATGCGGACCTCGCTGCGGCTGGGGCTGATCACCGTGGTGATCGCCGGTCTGCTCACCGCCGTCAGCGGTGACCAGCTCGGCAAGGTGATGTTCAAGCAGCAGCCGATGAAGATGGCCGCGGCCGAGGCCCTGTGGGACGGACAGAACTCCGCACCCTTCTCGATCTTCGCCTACGGCGATGTGAGCAAGGGCCACAACTCCGTCGAGATCTCGATCCCCGGGATACTGTCCTTCCTCGCCGACGACGACTTCAACTCGTACGTCCCCGGCATCAACGACATCAACAAGGCCGAGCAGGAGCGCTTCGGTCCCGGCGACTACCGGCCCAACATCCCCGTCGCTTTCTGGAGCTTCCGGTGGATGATCGGCTTCGGCATGGCGTCGTTCGGTCTCGGCATCCTCGGGCTGTGGCTGACCCGGAAGAAGTTCATGCTGCCGCCGGGGATGCGCACCGGTGAGGACGAGGTGCCCCACCTGGTCCTGTTCAAGAACAAGGCGCTCAGCCCGAAGCTGACCAAGTGCTACTGGATCGTCGCGCTGTGGACCCTGCTCTTCCCGCTGATCGCCAACTCCTGGGGCTGGATCTTCACCGAGATGGGCCGACAGCCGTGGGTCGTCTACGGGGTCCTGCAGACCCGTAACGCGGTCTCCCCCGGCGTCTCGCAGGGCGAGGTGCTCACCTCGATGATCCTGTTCACGCTGCTGTACGCGGCGCTCGCCGTGATCGAGGTCAAGCTGCTCGTGAAGTACATCAAGGCCGGACCGCCGGAGCTGACCGACGCCGACCTCAACCCGCCCACCAGGATCGGCGGCGACCACGACGACGCCGACCGGCCCATGGCCTTCTCCTACTGA